The Fibrobacter sp. UWR3 nucleotide sequence CAAGACGCTCTACCGCTTCAACAAGACGAAGGCGAAGCAGGCGCTCAGCGAACTTTACTACAAGTTAATGGAACTGCGCGAGATGGAAACGCGCGTGCTCACCGAGCCCGAACTCGCCTATTTCGGGAGCTGGAGCTGTGCGGCACTCCGCGCGCTCATCGGAATCACGAAGGACACGAGCGACATTCCGGAACTTGCAGGCCACCTGAACCCGCCCATCTCGCACGACGAGGCACGCAGCGCACTCGAGATCCTCAAAAAACTCGGGCTTGTCGCACCGGACGGCAACGGCGGCTGGAACATCACCGACCAGATTCTTTCTACCGGCGGCGAGGTCAAGAGCCGCGCGGTCCGCGACTTCCACAGGCACACGATAGAACTTGCGCAGGAATCCATCGACCGCCACCAGCCCGAAGAACGCGACATCTCGAGCGTCGTGTTTACCGCGGCTGAAGAGGACCTGCCCGAAATCAAGCACCGCATCGAGGAATTCCGCAGGGGGCTTTTGCAGTTTGCCCGCAAGAGCGAGCGCGCCGACCGCGTTTACGCCCTGAATATTGCGATGTTCCCCCTCTCCGACAGGGTCGATGACCCCGCAACGGCGGAAGATAGCCCGGCTACCCCGAAAAAGGAGGGCTAGGCGATGCGCGGACTTTTCAAAAATATGTATCTTTCGAATGTGCAGAAAGATTTTTCCACATTCGGCCTGGGACTCATCGCGCTAACAACAGCGGCGATGCTTTCTGCATGTTCCGATAGCGACAAAACCGCAGGCGGAGGCCCGAGCGGCACCGAGGCAGGTAACGCCATCACAGCGCAGATTACCGTTGCGGGCCAGCCGGCCGCATTCGCACGCGTAAAACTCAGCGAAAGCGAAAGCCTTGACGCAAGCGAGAGCGAATTCGCCGAAGCGGATTCCAACGGCAAGATCGTCTTCGAGAACGTGGCCGAAGGCACATACACGCTGGAAGCGAAACTCGACAACAAGGCTCTCCAGAAGGAAGTTTCCGTCGAGGGCGACGACGTGGACCTGGGCAAGGAATCCCTCGAAGAGACGGTTTCCATCGAAGGTTCCGTGGGCAAGGGCATGGAAGGCACGGTGAAGGTCCGCGGCATGTCGCATTCGGCAAAAGTTACGGACGGCAAGTTCTCCATGGACTCCCTGCCCGCAGGGCCCATCAGCCTGGTGTTCATCCCGAACGAGAAGGGCGCCGACACGAGCAGCACCTACATGAAGGTTGTCGCGGGCGAAAGTTCCACCGCGAGCACGTTCGCCGAAGAAAGTCGCGCACTACTGCTTGACGACTTCCAGGATTCCAACTACCAGAACCGATTCATGCCCGCACGCACCTACGATGGCGGCTGGTGGTATTTCGCCTATTCCAAAGAAAACGTGACCCCAGAATTCATCACCGACACAGTCCAGCACAGGTTCGAACTCGCGGTCGAAGAAGACGGGAACATCGCGGCCCACGTGGCGGCGACATTCGGCGAGACCATCAAGGATTCTACCGGCGAAGCCATCTGGCCCTGGGCAACGGTCGGCATTGAGCTCGGCAAGAGCAACAAGGCTCTGTGCAACGACATTTCTTCCGTGGATTCCATCGCGTTCCGAGTGAAAGGCGAAGGCGCCATCGTTTTCGGCCTCGTAGACGAGACGCAGAAGAAAGAGGACCAGCTCATCGCGCAGTACGAAATCACGCTCGGCGAGGACTGGGCCCGCTTCAGCGTGCCCCTGGCAGAAATCATCGACCCGCGTTTCTCGTACACCTGCGTGAACCAGCTCGTGTGGAGATTCAAGCCCAACAACGAAGAAAAGACCGTCATCTTCTGGCTTGACGACATCGAGCTTACCGGCGGCAAGCGTCTGAGCATCTGGAAGCGGTAATGTCCGGGGCTCGCGCAGTCACCACAAACCAACCCGATATATACGACAAACTCGAAGAGGTCGTGCGCAAGTACGCATCGACCGAATACCTGCGCCCTATCGCGGACCATACGCGCATTGCGTTTGCGGAAGCGGAAAAGTTTGTTTTAAACTTTTATGAGCAAAAGATCCCCACCTTGGTGGCCATGCGCACTAAACAACAAGTTGTTAAGTGCTGTCCGCCCGCCTGCGCGGGGATGACAAATCAGGGTACAGGGGGCAACGAAGGCGGTGCCGTCCGCGGCACATACAAAGTAATTCTAGATTCGGGATGCGGCACAGGCGAAAGCACGCTAAACATCGCGATAGCAAACCCGGACGTTCCCGTAATCGGCATCGACAAGTCGGCAGCACGCCTCACGAAGGCGGGAGGCGCGGGTTTAAACGGCGCTGCAGGTTTAAACTGCGCCGCCCCGCGAAACGCATTCCTCGTGCGCGCGGAACTGCTCGACTTCTGGCGTCTCGCCCTCGGGAAGGTCAAGGCGGGACAGTGGCACATTCCCTACCACGCGCTCTACTACCCGAACCCCTGGCCCAAGCAGAGCGAAGCCACCCGCAGGTTCCACCTGCACCCGATTTTCCCGACGCTCCTGCAACTCGGAGATACGCTCGAACTGCGCACCAACTGGGAATTATACGCGAGGGAATTCGCGGAGGCGGCACGCGTTGCCACGCCCGATTGTTCAATCGCCCGCGAGCCTTTTGACCCCGAGCGACCCATCACCGCATTCGAGCGCAAATACAAGGAAGCCCGCCAGCAACTGTGGCGGGTTACCATCAATCACGTGTAGATTGAATTACCGGCGGTCGCCCATCCACCGCACGAACGCC carries:
- a CDS encoding DUF4198 domain-containing protein: MQKDFSTFGLGLIALTTAAMLSACSDSDKTAGGGPSGTEAGNAITAQITVAGQPAAFARVKLSESESLDASESEFAEADSNGKIVFENVAEGTYTLEAKLDNKALQKEVSVEGDDVDLGKESLEETVSIEGSVGKGMEGTVKVRGMSHSAKVTDGKFSMDSLPAGPISLVFIPNEKGADTSSTYMKVVAGESSTASTFAEESRALLLDDFQDSNYQNRFMPARTYDGGWWYFAYSKENVTPEFITDTVQHRFELAVEEDGNIAAHVAATFGETIKDSTGEAIWPWATVGIELGKSNKALCNDISSVDSIAFRVKGEGAIVFGLVDETQKKEDQLIAQYEITLGEDWARFSVPLAEIIDPRFSYTCVNQLVWRFKPNNEEKTVIFWLDDIELTGGKRLSIWKR
- a CDS encoding TIGR02147 family protein codes for the protein MVDVLEYLEYRDFLKDWFAESKKDNPFTSYRYLSQKTGVDPAWLVRVFQKGGHLNEDSLPVFIRLCKLDDRRAEYFKTLYRFNKTKAKQALSELYYKLMELREMETRVLTEPELAYFGSWSCAALRALIGITKDTSDIPELAGHLNPPISHDEARSALEILKKLGLVAPDGNGGWNITDQILSTGGEVKSRAVRDFHRHTIELAQESIDRHQPEERDISSVVFTAAEEDLPEIKHRIEEFRRGLLQFARKSERADRVYALNIAMFPLSDRVDDPATAEDSPATPKKEG
- a CDS encoding tRNA (guanosine(46)-N(7))-methyltransferase TrmB codes for the protein MSGARAVTTNQPDIYDKLEEVVRKYASTEYLRPIADHTRIAFAEAEKFVLNFYEQKIPTLVAMRTKQQVVKCCPPACAGMTNQGTGGNEGGAVRGTYKVILDSGCGTGESTLNIAIANPDVPVIGIDKSAARLTKAGGAGLNGAAGLNCAAPRNAFLVRAELLDFWRLALGKVKAGQWHIPYHALYYPNPWPKQSEATRRFHLHPIFPTLLQLGDTLELRTNWELYAREFAEAARVATPDCSIAREPFDPERPITAFERKYKEARQQLWRVTINHV